From Arachis hypogaea cultivar Tifrunner chromosome 3, arahy.Tifrunner.gnm2.J5K5, whole genome shotgun sequence:
GCCATGCATGCAAGTTCAAAATATTAATTAAGGCTGTCAAACTCTCAAATGAGCCAGTGAAATCTCATGATTAAGAGTTTACAAATTGAGTTTTTGATGTAAGTTGAAGGGCCAATTGTGTTATTTTGACATATATGCAATAAAATGGTTGCTACAGTTTTTGAACACTGAAGAAAAGTCCACACAGTACTGTTAATTAATCATATACATAATAACATAAATGAATGGAAGCTAAGTAGAAAAGAGTGATACCAGAAATGTGTAGTTGAGTATCCCCTGAAGAAAACCCGGGTTTGATTAGGATCAATGTGTCGGTCAACCCATGTAGCCCAAGTGGTCAAAGCCCTCTTGTATGCATCCAAAGCCTTAAGTCTTGGGTATACATGGTTCCCTTCTTGATAGTAATCTTCTCTGAAAAGGGAATTATAGTATATACTCATGAATCAATGTATGAAGAATATTGGAGCAACTAGCTAGATTCTTATGATGATGAACTGACCCTTTAGATGTTTTCTCATGGGTCCACCAATGTCCTGTGTTGAAGACTATGATATCAGCATCCTCatactttttagttgtttggtCCATCAAATCCAGCCTCAGTGTCTCAAATGTCCCATTCTTGCCTTTGAGAGTTGACTCTTGAACAATGAATGGTGACATAACAAAATCCACCGAGCAATTATAATCCTAACATGAACAACACACACCAATAAATTGAGTTATGTTAAAttcaattgaataaaaaataatagttatataTATGGAAGAAGCTTGCTTGCCTCAAATCTAAAAGCATAGACACCTTTCTTCTTAAATTCCCTTTTTCCCGAGATCTCAAAAACACGTGCCTTGTTTTTTATGCTTTGGCGAAGGATGCATACAAGGGACTCCCACATGTTCCTGTTAAGGGAATCTCCCACAAAAACCAACCTCTGTCCTCTAAGCCTCTCCAGAAAATCACTTGCATTCAAACTGTCATATGAGTGTATATCAATCATCAATACTTAACCAATGATATCttataaaagatattaatatgtTCTAAATagtgaaaattaataaatacctTGGAATGTGACACCCATTTGGCTTCCACTTCCACTTGACATACTCAGAATCAGGCCTCTTATTACTGTGACAGTCAAAATCTCTGTCAATGAAGGGACAAGAACCTAATGGATAGTAAGGCTTTGAATCATCCCTTACCCACTTCCCATCAAATATGTTACAATTCTCATACAAACCATCATGAATAATGCCAGTTACATTCTTCTTGCTTTGCTCATACCCCACATTATTAGGACTGCTTATAATTAAACTTGAAGAACTTTTCATTTGTGTCCCATTGTTATTCCCTTCCCCAGAAACACTTGAATAATTTGTAACAACCCTTATTCCTCCATcatgaaagtttgaatctttggaGATCCTAGATGAATTCCCACCACCTGCAGTTTTCCTTGAAATTACTCTTTCCTCATCATGTGCATGCAAGGTTGCATTGTTGTTTCTATTATTCTCATTAGTAGTAGAATTCACCAAAATAGTGCTATTGTTCTTCACATGAACAGAAACACTTGCTAAAGTTGAAGTTTCATGATGAGAAACATTATTAGAAGGGTGGAAGTGATTGTTACAAGGTGAAGAATAATAAGTGTCATAAAACGGTGGAACAAAGACATGTTCAACCTTGGGAACCGAGTTATTAGTACCGAGGAAGAAGAACAATGAGATTATGAAAAGAGAAGATGCAACAACTAAACCAAAACCAGCAAACACTTTTCTCCTGTGTGAAAGAAAAGACTCAGAGAATGAAGAAATCCTCTTGGTGTTGTTCATGGAGATGGAGAAGAAGAACAACATGCATGCCCTTTTCTTCTGTCCCAATGAGTCATTAATCCAAGGCATGGAACAAGTGCCAAAATacaagaataattaaataaacaaataaacaatgTGTCAATTGAATCGGAGTTGAGAGAAGAAGATTCAGTGGCACAGAACTGTGGTGTGTTTTTTTGTGTCCTTTTTGAAAGTGAACTGCTGAACCTGCATCCTGTTCATGCATATATTGCCCAAACTAACCTTTTCAAAACTgtaaacttcttttttttttctaattattattcaaaattcttaatttctttttttttgaaaaaaaaaatacttggaTAGAGATTACTGTTTGGGATGCAAGAtaatatgattaaattgttttgaCTTAAATAAATGTGCAGAGGATTTTCCATTTTGGGATATAAGTTCAAAGTGACCGACAATTTTTATCAtttcaaatatatttatttatttgacgAGAAAAAAATTGGCCGTAGAATTACCTATACTTGTTAATAGTAACACTATGTCATTTAGGTCCCccccaaaagaaaaagaaaagaaaaaacaaaaatgttCGAACACCTGTGATTGAGATTTCAGATGAACATTGTTGTTTTCTTATAGCAAACTATGCACTATATATGCACAAAAAGTGCAAGTTGTCCTGCTAATTGTTTTTACCCTAAAAAAgaattgaatggcctcttcttaGGTAATTTCGAATTCAATTTTTAGTGGTTAAACAGAATTAGAAAAATCCGGTTTTCAAACGTTATCAATGAAATCATGCTCTTAATCCtttcagagttttttttttaatcgaAAATAAGAAAATTCGAATTCAGAATCTTTTAGATGATATATAATTCATTGGCTTAATATCTTcaaagtttatttatttaatattttcaaatcatatttctatttTTCTAAACCACTAGTGTTTTGAAATCTTCCCAACTCCAATTACTGGCTGAAATCAGATTTAACTTATcatcaaacttttttttttgtcttgacTTATCATCAAACTTGTTTAGCACTTTATCTACAATCACAAATACGAACTTAATATCCTAACATCTTAACTTGGACACTATTTACAGCCTGGTAACaatgaataaaattagaatttgtcACTTTTCTTTTGTCGTATAACTAACTACACATGTATTTAATTTATCTGGAACTATTAGAGATTTAGAGTAGAAtctattttttgagaaatatgaGTTGAAGTAATAAATaattcagttcattcctatccAGATAATGAATGTTTAGAATTTATCTCATGCAAGAAGACATTAGttttatcaataaattatagcttaaataGGATAACCTCTTCGTACTCGTCTAAAAGATCAGAGTTCAAATATCTCTTAAAAAAAGAAGACATTAGTTTTTCTACCTAAAACATTCCGGCAAATGAAATAAAATGGAGGGACAGTTTTGTAAAGGTGTTGTTTGCAAAAGCGTAGTAGTAAAAGAGATGGATGCCACGTGGCACGTGTAAAGGAGCAAGTGATAGTGTAAGTAAAAGTGCATGTGGTGGTGGTGTTCCCCTTGAGGTTGTGTGGGGCAGCACCGCCTTCACTCGCCGCTGTGATTAAGACGCGTGGAGCACATGGGGTAGGTAGGAGAGTGCTTCGTCATGGGTGAGCGTGATAAATCATGATTCATGAGAGTGCAGAGGAGCACAGCGTTACTGAGATGCAGGTTAGCTTTTTTTTCAATGGGGGTAGTGGGACCCTTTGCGTTGCGTTGTAGTGAATCCCTGGCGGTTAATCAATGCGGCGACACGATCCGCAGACATATTCCAGCTCTGCAGCTTAATGTAGTGAAGTTCTGCCACGTGGCTTCATATTTGACTACGTTGGAATTCGCCGCTTCACGCCTTCACCCGAAGGCCACTAGCGGCTAGCTGGTTAGTTCCACTGCTCCACAGATggtttcttaattaaaaaaaaaaactagcccAACTATTGAGCTTTCCTTTTGGGCTATAGTGTACTCATTTAAGAAAATTTGGGCCTTAAATTGCATTGGACAGAACTAGCACAACTGTGACAAAAATGTAAAATAGCCCAATTCACAACCAAGAAGGGAAATAACGGAATAGGTGTCAGTCACTGTACAAAAAAAAGGAGATGAAGGATTCTTGCGTTTTATATGCTAACTTAATTTGGGCTCCGGTTCCGTTTCGATACCAAAAAAACTAGAATTCTCCACCGTTGATTCAAAATTCTTTTGAACCAACTACAATGCATGAGTTTCCTTACTTTTCTTTTAAAGAACTTTTTACAGAAGAATACAAGCAATCATATTCATAGCTATTGACATTAGACaccaaatacatatataataatgttgtgtttttctttaaccGTTGAAACTACATCTATATATAGTGGAAAACCAGGATGATTTGTTGTCATCTTGGGCCAGAAAGCTCCATAGCTTCTAATATGAGTGAAGATTCTTCTATGAAATCTGAATATCTTTGAGGGTTATTTTCACTATTACTAGATCGGAGCCTTGGTGTTTCAATCTTGTGTGACTGTGAGGCCTCCCATCTCTCAGCTAATCCATCACCTTCCAACATCTTCAATACTTCTGACATCTTCGGGCGATGCGAAGGCTTGAATTGTGTGCATAATAGTGCTACCTGCACCATTTCTTCCAACTCAAGCAAATCAAAACTTCCTCTTAGATCTTTGTCCACCATTTGGCTTAATCTTCCATCTTGGTGGAGCTTCTTAACCTGAAAGCTCATAATAAACACAAGGATTGTAATTTACTCACCAAATGCTAACTTGAAGGGGAAGCAATGAGAAGAATGAGGGTTACCCAATCAAGCATGACGCCCTTCTGGTTTGCTGCTCGCCCGAAATCTACAGCCTTATGGCCTGTGATTAGCTCAAGAAGCAAGATTCCAAACCCAAACACATCAGTCTTCTCTGATGACTGACCTGTTGATAAGTACTCTGGAGCAATATGGCCGACAGTTCCGCGGACAGCAGTTGTCACATGAGTATCTCTGTGATCCAGAAGCTTAGCCAAACCAAAATCGCCAACAACTGCTTCGAAATCTTCATCTAGCAATATATTGGCTGCTTTGACATCACGATGAATAATTTTCGGATCACATTGTTCATGCAAATAAACCAACCCCCTCGCTGTACCTATCGCTATTCTCTTCCTCCTCACCCAATCTAAGGCTGGCCGACCATGAACATGATCTGTTATCAAATCCGAAACCAAAGCCAGGATTAAGTAATGAGTGTTGAAGATATAGGAGTGTATTCTTCAGCAACTAGAAGCTGAAAATATCATTGCTTAGCAtacaagaaacaaaatagaaACAGCAGTGTTCCATCATGGAGGCTAAGTAGCTAACCTTTTAATTTAGAGGCTACACTGCCATTGGACATATAAGGATAAACAAGGAGCCTTTCATTCTGAGTACTGCAAAATCCACTGAGACGCAGAAGATTCCGGTGCACAGCCAAACTTATTGTCTCAACCTCTGTCTGAAATTGGATCTCACCACCAGCAGCATTGTAATCCTTCAACCTTTTAACTGCCACAATTGTTCCATCATTCAAGCATCCTTTGTAGACTATTCCAAAGCCACCCTTTCCTAAAATATTCTTTGAACTGAAATGGTCTGTTGCGGCTCTAAGCTCTTTGAACGAATACCTCTTCAAATGACCAAGGCGCACCTCAGGGTCGTATTGCTCTGACAAGTAACAAAGAAAGTACATTGAATACCACACAGAAGAACTAAAGAAAATATCAGAACACTAATCATGCTTATAAAATTAAGTTCAAacctaataaaaaaagatattatggATACCAGGACTCTCAAAATGCATGATTTCCTGATATGGTATCTCATTAATATCACATCAGGGTTGCATTTGGATTTTGCGCGTATTCATGATCAAATTCTATATTCAACTACAATGTAATGTTCATTAAAACATTTTCAATGGGAAAGATGAAGAAAAGACTAACCGCTAACATCAAAGAATATCTGCTGATTCTGTCTGTATCGCCACCAAACGAGAAACACAACAATAATTACAATGATAAAAGCAGAACCGAAACTCGCACCAAAAGCAACTGCAACACGATGGCTTTTGTTGCTAGAGTCTGATTGAGCTGGACAACCGACAACCCCCCATGTTCCAACATGCCATGAAAttgttagaaataattaatttgaaaGTTGAATACACAGTTTAAGGGGGAATGCATGCCACTGGTACCTGTTAGAGCATCTGGAGGGAAGGAAAGTGGTTCTGGCAACACATTAGAACAGTTATTTGCTTTTGGACCACATATTAATGGGTTACCCTCAATCCTGAAAGTTAAAATTGAGCAAGATATTGATACATCACTTTTTGCATCAGGCTTGTCTATAGAACAAAAGAGTACAAAAATAAAATGGTCTTACTTGAATGTTCTTGCTGTTACTCTTGGCAAAGAACCACTCAAATTGTTATAAGAGAGGTCCCTACATAGATTGGACCAAATAGTTAACATGCCATAGATATTGTTAAATATTGCGACAGATATAACTGAAGAAAAAGGGGATAATAGCACAAAGAAACCTACACAAGTGTTAGACCTTCAATGTTACTAAGAGACTGAGGGCATGCTCCGGTAAGGCTGTTATTGTTCAACCGCCTGACACGTACATACCGCAAATTTAAATGACCATCAGAGATAGAATGTCAAGAGTCATCATCAAAATCCACAATCTTCACATCAAGAAAGGAAAATTGCAACTTACAGGTAGTTCAGGCTTGTGAGGCCTCCCAAAGAACTTGGTATCTCACCACTAAATGCATTATTGGAAAGGTCAAGTGTCTCAAGCTTTTTTAGCTTTCCAATTGCAGCAGGAATCTGACCAGAAATAGCATTGTTCTGAAGCAACCTGTAGATGATGAGTACACAATTATTTCAGCATCATAACTCTTTCCTAAGTATCATCTATCCATGAGTCTAAAGAGCATACATTTGGAAAATGATGAAGGAAACCAATAACAATTGATGAATGAATGCTAAACCCAagttcaaattcaaatcaaaacacaGAAAGGAAGAACCTTTATAAAGAGTTAGTATGACTTACACTGATTGCAAGTTAGTAAGGTTTTGAATCCCTGGAGATAGTGTACCAGACAAGTTCTGACTAGGCAATCCCCTGAtatgaacaaataaataaataaataataagtgcAACCGACACTAGCAAAAGCACTCATCTCATTTTCTCTGATCAAAATGTAATGAACTTACAATGCAGAAACGGAGCCATCTAGAGAACAAGTAATCATCCTCCAGCTACAAGGATCAACAGAATTGATATCCCAATTCTCAAGGACATTGTGGGGATCATTCAAGCCATTCTTAATGGCCATCAGAGCTACAACTGTTCAAGGAACAAAATCAACACTGGTAAAAAATAGTTTCCATCTTCTCATTTTTCTCAgcaaaaattaacacaaaaataGAATCATCAACTAGAATCCTCCCTCTACCATCATAAGTTGTACCAAAGATTACTATTTTTAAATTGGAAGGTGAAAAAGAAATTCAAGTAGAAGTTAAACTGTTAACCTTCATAATTTATCCCGGAAGGAGAAAGAGCAGAAGAAGACATTTCCACCATAGCCAAAAGAAGTAAACCAAGTAGCCATGAAACTGAACTACTAAGTTCCATTCTCTATTCTCAGTTCAATTACACACTCTTTCACTTACAAAGCAGCCATTAATCAAAACCACCATAATTGAAAAGTACACTCCCCATTGTGACAAGGAACTTATGTCTGCACCACCTTATCATCAGCTTATCCAAACAAATAAAAGCCTTTCTCAGAATCAGATTCTACCAAAGCAAGTGCATTTTTCCCAAAAATAGCAACTTTCCCATGAGAGACAATTCTATAGCCATCAATCCAACCAACCCAGATGCCAAAATTGCATTTTTCGCCACAGAACCAGCTTGGAACAGGAGAATTTTAATCCAACTAGCAGTGTCTGAGACCAAAAGATTAATCAGCAACCAGGAAAATACACAAAAGCCCAAAAACAAACCAAACCAAACTTCGAAGCTCAAAATTCTAAGATCCTTGAGATCTGAGAATGCTTGATATGATTTCAATAAGGTTATTGGACAATCCCCAGAAGCTACATGTGTGCCTTAGCAATGCTTTCTTCCACTACCATTATCTTCTTTATCTTGCAAAGGAGCATGAAACTCACTCTCTCACACACAAAAAACCAAACACATAGAGGCCAAGACAAAATGCCAAAGTAGTCACACATGTAGATGCAGAAACAGAAACCAGTAAcgaaaaaatttattctttttcttaaaatattactaaaaacaatgcaaatagtgtttttatatataaaaaagtaaaaaaagctGCTTTGTTTACTATTtgcattattattaaaattacagTGATTGGAGTGAAGATATGTGAGTGTGACCAGAAAGGAACAATGGTCTGTGTAAGGGAAAAGCAAAGGTGAAGTCATTGACAGGTCACGTGCTTGGATTGTCTCGGTCCTTGTTTGCTTTTGGCATGAAAACACAACTTTTTCAGAATTTTCAAACAATTATTTATGTCTCTATGATGGATATGATCCTAATCTGTATATcatgtataaataattaaatattaaataaaaattatattatttgattaaatatatttataatgtttGTTATATGGCCCAAGAAGGGAGAAAGCTAAAATGCACCGCATGCTCTTTTAAGAAATTGGTTATCAAAATTATTTGTAATCTTGTATTATTAATAGTATGGACCTTGGACCAGTGATTTAGCTAAATCCTTCCAAACACCAACatcattattttgatttgattattGAGATCAACATCCATGCTAATACCATTTTGTGAAATCAATGGTGGGCCATACATGGGGCATACAAATCATTAGGATTAATTTAAGCCGTGGGATTcgtttattttttgataaatattagaggatcaataaaatttattatttttaatcaataattagtcaataatatttaaaatatgaattaaaaatatgttattagactattaaaattaaaaataataaattttattgatttttgattttttttttttacttacctTCTTAATTCTCATATTCACTCACTTTAATAGTTGTGATTAtagaaagaaaaattattaattatagtttttcttttctttttggtaaACTTTACTGGGTTAATTGTCTGATTTTAAATATAGacataaatttagaaataattatctaaatattttgatttttttaaaattcttcatTTGAAAAAGCTATTATTTTGGAAGGTTTTATAATTTCAtccaatttataattaaaattttataatcaaattttgtatatttACTAAAGTATTTTCAATTAAAACATatagtttaaatatttttttaataaatctgtAAATTATGCAAACTATattcaatcaattttttttttaaattaaacctGTTGTGATCAATCACcagaatatataatattataatatatgttttaaaaagagtttaacaTCCAATAAAAAGAGTTTGGTTATAAAACTTTTGAACAAAACAGACCCGATTCAAAATATTTAACAGAAAAATGGCTAGAGTAAAAGCAGCAAAACATAATCAAATTGTATTAGTTTAATAGTTAACTCATTAATCTACTTAAATAAATatcgaaaatttaaattttacagaattaataatttatatgttaagttaaaaaatatatatatataaaaaacagCAGCAAAGCATGGTTATTTTTCATCGGATACCGTTCCGTGAGAGAGATGGAATCTCAAATGCACCTAACAGAACATATGTATGCTTTTTCCATTGGATTACTTGGCAATTTTTGGAAGGAAATACACTGTTTCTCTTTTTGAATAATAGGGGttcatattattttaatttagtgtcCAAAATTCGATTAGGCATGAAAAAATTTCCAGTTTCATATCAATTTTTAGAGCATAGGAGTATTTTCATACTTTCACGAAgtgaatttatttaaaattaaaatttgtattaaaattgatttataaaataaaattggtattattttaaatacacgatattactttaataaaaaattaataaaattttttatttgtataattatgttgataaaataatttaaaataatataaaattataattgaactaATAATAAacattagaaaataaattttatttttaattttaaattattatttataatataaaattccataaatatttttataaaatttaaaataaaataaaattagaactaACATTAAAGATGCTTTTAGTATATAATTCAATAGttcaattaagaaagaaaaatagacaaacatttaaatttaagtttcattcacttttttattatttccttAGATTGTTTTTGTTTAGTGTttcaaactaataaaaacataggcATAAAGATATACATATACATGaatacatataataatttaattgttaaGTTACTAATTAAGATACATAAAACACtgtatatatatagaattatgctacgtgtacactaaaattagtcaccaaaatgagctatcagtataaaatacatattaaaatataaatacacattgaaaataaattaaaccatatatatattggtgactgattttagtggctaattttagtatattaaataacattttatatatatatatatcgttccAATATTTATAATTtgctaataaataataaatatatgtcACCATATTTATATCCCATATGCAACAACCAAATTCAGCA
This genomic window contains:
- the LOC112791766 gene encoding protein trichome birefringence-like 2 isoform X2, whose translation is MPWINDSLGQKKRACMLFFFSISMNNTKRISSFSESFLSHRRKVFAGFGLVVASSLFIISLFFFLGTNNSVPKVEHVFVPPFYDTYYSSPCNNHFHPSNNVSHHETSTLASVSVHVKNNSTILVNSTTNENNRNNNATLHAHDEERVISRKTAGGGNSSRISKDSNFHDGGIRVVTNYSSVSGEGNNNGTQMKSSSSLIISSPNNVGYEQSKKNVTGIIHDGLYENCNIFDGKWVRDDSKPYYPLGSCPFIDRDFDCHSNKRPDSEYVKWKWKPNGCHIPSLNASDFLERLRGQRLVFVGDSLNRNMWESLVCILRQSIKNKARVFEISGKREFKKKGVYAFRFEDYNCSVDFVMSPFIVQESTLKGKNGTFETLRLDLMDQTTKKYEDADIIVFNTGHWWTHEKTSKGEDYYQEGNHVYPRLKALDAYKRALTTWATWVDRHIDPNQTRVFFRGYSTTHF
- the LOC112791766 gene encoding protein trichome birefringence-like 2 isoform X1 yields the protein MPWINDSLGQKKRACMLFFFSISMNNTKRISSFSESFLSHRRKVFAGFGLVVASSLFIISLFFFLGTNNSVPKVEHVFVPPFYDTYYSSPCNNHFHPSNNVSHHETSTLASVSVHVKNNSTILVNSTTNENNRNNNATLHAHDEERVISRKTAGGGNSSRISKDSNFHDGGIRVVTNYSSVSGEGNNNGTQMKSSSSLIISSPNNVGYEQSKKNVTGIIHDGLYENCNIFDGKWVRDDSKPYYPLGSCPFIDRDFDCHSNKRPDSEYVKWKWKPNGCHIPSLNASDFLERLRGQRLVFVGDSLNRNMWESLVCILRQSIKNKARVFEISGKREFKKKGVYAFRFEDYNCSVDFVMSPFIVQESTLKGKNGTFETLRLDLMDQTTKKYEDADIIVFNTGHWWTHEKTSKGEDYYQEGNHVYPRLKALDAYKRALTTWATWVDRHIDPNQTRVFFRGYSTTHFWGGQWNSGGQCHKETEPIFNETYLQKYPSKMRVVEYVIHNMKTPVVYMNISRLTDYRKDGHPSIYRKDYKPSTTDQNNSLFEDCSHWCLPGVPDTWNELLYVSLLKDGRGTWKT
- the LOC112791767 gene encoding protein NSP-INTERACTING KINASE 3 yields the protein MELSSSVSWLLGLLLLAMVEMSSSALSPSGINYEVVALMAIKNGLNDPHNVLENWDINSVDPCSWRMITCSLDGSVSALGLPSQNLSGTLSPGIQNLTNLQSVLLQNNAISGQIPAAIGKLKKLETLDLSNNAFSGEIPSSLGGLTSLNYLRLNNNSLTGACPQSLSNIEGLTLVDLSYNNLSGSLPRVTARTFKIEGNPLICGPKANNCSNVLPEPLSFPPDALTAQSDSSNKSHRVAVAFGASFGSAFIIVIIVVFLVWWRYRQNQQIFFDVSEQYDPEVRLGHLKRYSFKELRAATDHFSSKNILGKGGFGIVYKGCLNDGTIVAVKRLKDYNAAGGEIQFQTEVETISLAVHRNLLRLSGFCSTQNERLLVYPYMSNGSVASKLKDHVHGRPALDWVRRKRIAIGTARGLVYLHEQCDPKIIHRDVKAANILLDEDFEAVVGDFGLAKLLDHRDTHVTTAVRGTVGHIAPEYLSTGQSSEKTDVFGFGILLLELITGHKAVDFGRAANQKGVMLDWVKKLHQDGRLSQMVDKDLRGSFDLLELEEMVQVALLCTQFKPSHRPKMSEVLKMLEGDGLAERWEASQSHKIETPRLRSSNSENNPQRYSDFIEESSLILEAMELSGPR